A single window of Rhipicephalus microplus isolate Deutch F79 chromosome 5, USDA_Rmic, whole genome shotgun sequence DNA harbors:
- the LOC119173827 gene encoding protein trapped in endoderm-1 isoform X1 produces the protein MENAYSNATAPGTCKADVDASYPRDLSYVAGACCVLFVILGVPGNLLTLVSLGRSRRLRGPTTAFVLSLCFADLLFCAINLPLTATRYFRRCWMFGDDMCVVFGFFFYGNVATSIFSMTGISVSRAVLVDSRLRHDRLFSGTRTLMAVVSCWLVGFGLLVPVLLGWWGRFGLHRPTFSCTILSKDGRSPKRFLFALAFLIPCMGIIASYGRIYYKIQHSSRRLASYSGMTRMRSPFSRHREEEIRVTRLMTIIFALFLLCFLPLLVANLLEAQITTPWVHVTASILSWMSCCINPVVYAVMNRQYRSSYLALLCPKRAREQYLRNTMCRSLKSTAV, from the exons ATG GAGAACGCCTATTCGAATGCAACAGCGCCGGGGACGTGCAAGGCGGACGTCGACGCCTCGTACCCCCGCGACCTGTCCTACGTGGCGGGTGCCTGTTGCGTTCTGTTCGTGATCTTGGGCGTACCGGGCAACCTGCTCACGCTGGTCTCACTGGGCCGCAGCCGGCGGCTGCGTGGCCCGACCACAGCGTTCGTGCTGAGCCTGTGCTTTGCCGACTTGCTCTTCTGTGCCATCAACCTGCCGCTGACGGCCACGCGCTACTTCCGACGCTGCTGGATGTTCGGCGACGACATGTGCGTCGTGTTTGGCTTCTTCTTCTACGGCAACGTGGCTACCTCCATATTCTCGATGACGGGCATCTCGGTTAGCAG GGCCGTGCTGGTAGACTCGCGCCTTCGGCACGACCGTCTGTTCTCCGGAACCCGCACCCTAATGGCGGTCGTTTcgtgctggctggtcggtttcgGCCTGCTcgttcccgtgctcctcggctgGTGGGGTCGCTTCGGTCTGCACAGGCCGACCTTCTCGTGCACCATCCTGAGCAAAGATGGCCGTTCGCCCAAGAGATTCCTGTTTGCCTTGGCATTCCTGATACCGTGCATGGGAATCATAGCCTCGTACGGACGCATATACTACAAG ATTCAGCACAGTTCGCGCAGGCTTGCATCCTACAGCGGCATGACGAGGATGCGAAGCCCATTCTCGCGCCACAGGGAGGAAGAGATTCGGGTCACGAGGCTGATGACCATCATCTTCGCGCTCTTCCTGCTCTGCTTCCTGCCGCTGCTCGTGGCCAACCTTCTAGAGGCGCAGATTAC AACGCCGTGGGTCCACGTGACGGCTTCCATTCTGTCCTGGATGTCCTGCTGCATAAATCCCGTCGTGTACGCAGTCATGAACAGGCAGTACCGAAGCTCTTACTTGGCACTTCTGTGCCCCAAGAGAGCCCGAGAGCAATACCTGAGAAACACGATGTGCCGAAGTCTGAAAAGCACTGCAGTATGA
- the LOC119173827 gene encoding protein trapped in endoderm-1 isoform X2: protein MENAYSNATAPGTCKADVDASYPRDLSYVAGACCVLFVILGVPGNLLTLVSLGRSRRLRGPTTAFVLSLCFADLLFCAINLPLTATRYFRRCWMFGDDMAVLVDSRLRHDRLFSGTRTLMAVVSCWLVGFGLLVPVLLGWWGRFGLHRPTFSCTILSKDGRSPKRFLFALAFLIPCMGIIASYGRIYYKIQHSSRRLASYSGMTRMRSPFSRHREEEIRVTRLMTIIFALFLLCFLPLLVANLLEAQITTPWVHVTASILSWMSCCINPVVYAVMNRQYRSSYLALLCPKRAREQYLRNTMCRSLKSTAV from the exons ATG GAGAACGCCTATTCGAATGCAACAGCGCCGGGGACGTGCAAGGCGGACGTCGACGCCTCGTACCCCCGCGACCTGTCCTACGTGGCGGGTGCCTGTTGCGTTCTGTTCGTGATCTTGGGCGTACCGGGCAACCTGCTCACGCTGGTCTCACTGGGCCGCAGCCGGCGGCTGCGTGGCCCGACCACAGCGTTCGTGCTGAGCCTGTGCTTTGCCGACTTGCTCTTCTGTGCCATCAACCTGCCGCTGACGGCCACGCGCTACTTCCGACGCTGCTGGATGTTCGGCGACGACAT GGCCGTGCTGGTAGACTCGCGCCTTCGGCACGACCGTCTGTTCTCCGGAACCCGCACCCTAATGGCGGTCGTTTcgtgctggctggtcggtttcgGCCTGCTcgttcccgtgctcctcggctgGTGGGGTCGCTTCGGTCTGCACAGGCCGACCTTCTCGTGCACCATCCTGAGCAAAGATGGCCGTTCGCCCAAGAGATTCCTGTTTGCCTTGGCATTCCTGATACCGTGCATGGGAATCATAGCCTCGTACGGACGCATATACTACAAG ATTCAGCACAGTTCGCGCAGGCTTGCATCCTACAGCGGCATGACGAGGATGCGAAGCCCATTCTCGCGCCACAGGGAGGAAGAGATTCGGGTCACGAGGCTGATGACCATCATCTTCGCGCTCTTCCTGCTCTGCTTCCTGCCGCTGCTCGTGGCCAACCTTCTAGAGGCGCAGATTAC AACGCCGTGGGTCCACGTGACGGCTTCCATTCTGTCCTGGATGTCCTGCTGCATAAATCCCGTCGTGTACGCAGTCATGAACAGGCAGTACCGAAGCTCTTACTTGGCACTTCTGTGCCCCAAGAGAGCCCGAGAGCAATACCTGAGAAACACGATGTGCCGAAGTCTGAAAAGCACTGCAGTATGA